One Halovivax ruber XH-70 genomic region harbors:
- a CDS encoding YeaH/YhbH family protein, whose product MGLRDDLERFRAVGEDRREDLADFIQYGDLGHSGADEINVPIKIVSLPEFAYDRRDSGGVGQGDGDTPDVGQPVGQPQPQPGDGDEEGDPGEEGGEHEYYEMNPEEFAQELDEELGLDLDPKGKTVVEEHEGPFTDLTRSGPNSTLDVERMFREGLKRKVAMAFDEDFVREICKVEGITPREVFEWARAERLPVSMSWIERAHESVADERGTWASIEEVEANVDRQPVQQRIRRDGIDHVPLRRDDERYRHPEIVEERERNVVVVNIRDVSGSMRETKRELVERVFTPLDWYLTGKYDTAEFVYIAHDAEAWAVEREDFFGIRSGGGTKISSAYELAAELLEAYPWSDWNRYVFAAGDSENSSNDTSERVIPLMEEIPANLHAYVETQPSGNAINATHAEELEKYFGPDAEDVAVTYVNSADDVADAIYDILSTESEPDE is encoded by the coding sequence ATGGGGCTGAGAGACGACCTGGAGCGATTCCGGGCGGTCGGCGAAGACCGCCGGGAGGACCTCGCGGACTTCATCCAGTACGGCGACCTGGGCCACAGCGGCGCGGACGAGATCAACGTCCCGATCAAGATCGTCTCCCTGCCCGAGTTCGCGTACGACCGTCGTGACAGCGGGGGAGTCGGCCAGGGTGACGGCGACACGCCCGACGTGGGGCAACCGGTTGGTCAGCCACAGCCCCAGCCTGGCGACGGTGACGAGGAGGGTGACCCCGGCGAGGAGGGTGGCGAACACGAGTATTACGAGATGAACCCCGAGGAGTTCGCCCAGGAACTCGACGAGGAACTCGGCCTCGATCTCGACCCGAAGGGCAAGACGGTCGTCGAGGAGCACGAGGGCCCCTTCACGGACCTCACTCGGTCCGGGCCGAACAGTACGCTCGACGTCGAGCGCATGTTCCGCGAAGGATTGAAACGGAAGGTCGCGATGGCGTTCGACGAGGACTTCGTCCGCGAAATCTGCAAGGTCGAGGGAATCACGCCGCGCGAGGTCTTCGAGTGGGCCCGGGCCGAGCGGTTGCCCGTGTCGATGTCGTGGATCGAGCGCGCCCACGAGTCGGTCGCCGACGAGCGCGGGACGTGGGCCTCGATCGAGGAGGTCGAAGCGAACGTCGATCGCCAGCCCGTCCAGCAACGAATCCGGCGCGACGGCATCGATCACGTGCCGCTCCGCCGCGACGACGAGCGCTACCGTCACCCGGAGATCGTCGAGGAGCGCGAGCGAAACGTCGTCGTGGTGAATATCCGGGACGTCTCCGGGTCGATGCGAGAGACCAAGCGCGAACTCGTCGAGCGCGTGTTCACCCCGCTCGACTGGTATCTCACGGGCAAGTACGACACGGCGGAGTTCGTCTACATCGCCCACGACGCCGAGGCCTGGGCGGTCGAGCGCGAGGACTTCTTCGGCATCCGCTCGGGCGGCGGGACCAAGATCTCGAGCGCGTACGAACTCGCCGCCGAACTGCTCGAGGCCTACCCCTGGAGCGACTGGAACCGTTACGTCTTCGCCGCCGGCGACTCGGAGAACTCCTCCAACGACACGTCGGAGCGGGTCATCCCGCTGATGGAGGAGATCCCGGCGAACCTTCACGCCTACGTCGAGACGCAGCCGAGCGGAAACGCGATCAACGCGACCCACGCCGAAGAACTCGAGAAATACTTCGGACCGGACGCCGAGGACGTCGCCGTCACGTACGTCAACTCCGCCGACGACGTCGCCGACGCGATCTACGACATCCTCAGCACGGAGAGTGAGCCAGATGAGTAA
- a CDS encoding branched-chain amino acid ABC transporter permease has protein sequence MGENLSGGRISDSASAVRDRLSPTSGADIVGLFVALLMVLLVLDIVRQLVTGEITFTSILEYLWWGLRDAMYIALAAVGLSMTYSILRFANFSHGDLITTGAFGGWAAAYLVGGWGIASVGELVLVRATSGGVSPGEVGLQVFASPVAILIGMVVAGAVTVLVALAIDQLVYKRMRDQGGISMLIASVGVALALRYSLAVIFTNRKRGVTASAPDVGPFTAHELTLVLIAFALIVGLHLLLQRTKLGKSMRAMADNKDLALITGIPTERVITATWIIGAAFAGISGYLIVLDRGSVSINLGWFLLLLIFAAVILGGIGSIYGALVGSLVIGMTVNVSLIWLPSDLANVSAFILMILILVFKPNGLLGGVETA, from the coding sequence ATGGGTGAGAATCTCAGTGGGGGACGGATTTCGGACAGTGCATCCGCTGTGCGAGACCGCCTCTCACCGACGTCTGGCGCAGATATCGTGGGGCTCTTCGTCGCCCTTCTCATGGTACTGCTGGTGCTCGATATCGTCCGTCAGCTGGTGACGGGCGAAATCACGTTCACATCGATACTGGAGTATCTATGGTGGGGGCTTCGGGATGCCATGTACATCGCACTCGCTGCAGTCGGGCTCTCGATGACCTACAGCATCCTTCGATTCGCGAACTTTTCACACGGCGATCTGATCACAACCGGCGCGTTCGGTGGCTGGGCCGCCGCGTATCTCGTCGGTGGGTGGGGGATAGCCAGTGTCGGCGAACTGGTGTTGGTTCGTGCAACCTCGGGCGGCGTCTCACCGGGAGAGGTTGGGTTACAGGTATTCGCGTCTCCCGTGGCGATTCTCATCGGGATGGTGGTCGCCGGAGCGGTGACAGTACTCGTCGCCCTCGCGATCGATCAGCTCGTGTACAAGCGCATGCGGGATCAGGGCGGAATTTCGATGCTCATCGCGAGCGTCGGTGTCGCACTCGCCCTTCGATACTCCCTCGCCGTCATCTTCACGAACAGAAAGCGTGGGGTGACCGCGAGCGCACCCGATGTGGGGCCGTTTACGGCACACGAGTTGACGCTCGTCCTCATCGCGTTCGCCCTCATCGTTGGCTTGCACCTGCTGTTACAGCGCACGAAACTTGGAAAGTCCATGCGGGCGATGGCAGATAACAAGGATCTCGCGTTGATCACAGGTATTCCGACCGAACGCGTCATCACGGCGACGTGGATCATCGGTGCGGCGTTCGCCGGAATTTCCGGTTACCTCATCGTCCTCGACCGGGGCTCGGTCTCCATCAACCTCGGCTGGTTCCTGCTGCTGTTGATATTCGCCGCAGTCATCCTCGGCGGCATCGGCTCCATCTACGGTGCCCTCGTCGGTTCGCTCGTCATCGGAATGACTGTCAACGTGTCGTTGATCTGGTTACCGTCTGACCTTGCGAACGTTTCCGCGTTCATCCTCATGATCCTGATACTGGTATTCAAACCGAACGGCCTGCTCGGCGGGGTGGAGACAGCATGA
- a CDS encoding ABC transporter substrate-binding protein produces the protein MARKLNRRRVLGGIGAAGTLSIAGCLNALSGDDDSGSGDIEPRLGILQPESGQLGSLGTPIADGAELPALQLESDTDLTIDVGRRDTETRPEVGVSQAQTLVDSGYPAITGAASSAVTINVANDILFPNEVVGISPASTSPDITAMDGNYLLRTCPSDAWQGDAMADIAVNDQGASSVATLYLNNDYGQGLNDEFVAGCEDRDAEVLAEVSFDSANTSFTSQLENSAGTDPDLLMIVGYPEAGQVIFREFYENFDNDMPILVPDGLIDQNLPNNVSNPMENVLGTAPGADGDGIDDFTSLYESEYGNAPAVFNAQAYDASAVLILATLYGGEVDGPTIAENVREVANPDGEEVGPGNLDEAVEMAQNGDAINYQGASGPVDFLDNGNPSAVTYQIGSYSSDGYSVDRSVTYEA, from the coding sequence ATGGCACGAAAGCTGAATCGACGACGGGTGCTGGGGGGAATCGGTGCCGCAGGAACGCTCTCGATCGCAGGTTGTCTCAACGCACTCAGCGGAGACGACGATTCCGGAAGCGGCGATATCGAACCACGGCTCGGGATTTTGCAACCTGAGTCCGGCCAGCTGGGCTCCCTCGGGACCCCGATCGCGGACGGTGCCGAGTTGCCCGCATTACAGCTCGAATCCGACACTGACCTCACCATCGACGTCGGTCGCCGTGACACCGAGACGAGACCGGAGGTCGGCGTGAGTCAGGCCCAGACGCTCGTCGACTCGGGCTATCCGGCGATCACCGGGGCGGCGTCTTCAGCCGTCACGATCAACGTCGCAAACGACATCCTCTTTCCGAACGAAGTGGTCGGAATCTCGCCTGCGAGTACCAGTCCCGACATTACGGCGATGGACGGGAACTACTTGCTTCGGACCTGTCCCAGCGACGCCTGGCAGGGCGACGCGATGGCGGACATCGCCGTCAACGACCAGGGAGCCAGTTCGGTCGCCACGCTCTACCTGAACAACGACTACGGACAGGGTCTCAACGACGAATTCGTCGCCGGCTGTGAGGACCGAGACGCCGAAGTCCTCGCCGAAGTCTCCTTCGACTCGGCCAATACGTCGTTCACGTCGCAACTGGAGAACTCGGCCGGGACCGATCCCGATCTGTTGATGATCGTTGGCTACCCCGAGGCCGGACAAGTCATCTTCCGTGAATTCTACGAGAATTTCGACAACGATATGCCGATTCTCGTTCCGGACGGACTCATCGACCAGAACCTCCCCAACAACGTCTCGAACCCGATGGAGAACGTCTTGGGAACGGCTCCCGGGGCCGACGGCGATGGGATCGACGACTTCACCAGCCTCTACGAATCCGAGTACGGCAACGCACCGGCCGTCTTCAACGCACAGGCGTACGACGCGAGCGCCGTCCTCATCCTCGCCACGCTGTACGGTGGCGAGGTAGACGGTCCCACGATCGCAGAGAACGTCCGCGAGGTCGCCAACCCGGACGGCGAAGAGGTCGGCCCCGGTAACCTCGACGAGGCAGTCGAGATGGCTCAGAACGGCGACGCCATCAACTATCAGGGCGCGTCCGGTCCCGTCGACTTCCTCGATAACGGGAACCCCTCCGCCGTGACCTACCAGATCGGCAGCTACAGTTCGGACGGCTACTCCGTCGACCGCAGCGTCACCTACGAAGCCTGA
- a CDS encoding SDR family oxidoreductase — MPRTATFAFDETVTIVTGATGSLGTAVVDRFVQAGSTICGVDLAEPEPADADADDGPFTGADRVHFYQADLTDESDVERVIAEISDEHGRIDYVLNIAGTWRGGQPIEATSVDEFDLLMDVNLKTAFLTSKHALPALQATEGAIVNVSSRSSLEGGEGDGPYRISKAGIRLLTETVAAENRGTVRANSVMPSVIDTPMNRETMPDADHDSWVAPGEIADVVAFLCSDASSVTSGAAVPVYGEA; from the coding sequence ATGCCACGAACGGCAACCTTCGCGTTCGACGAGACGGTGACGATCGTCACCGGCGCAACTGGTTCACTCGGCACGGCCGTCGTCGACCGGTTCGTACAGGCGGGGTCGACGATCTGTGGGGTCGACCTGGCCGAACCCGAACCAGCCGACGCTGATGCGGACGACGGCCCGTTCACGGGGGCGGACCGCGTTCACTTCTACCAGGCCGATCTCACCGACGAATCCGACGTCGAGCGAGTTATTGCGGAGATCAGCGACGAGCACGGTCGCATCGACTACGTGCTGAACATCGCCGGGACCTGGCGCGGCGGGCAGCCAATCGAGGCGACGAGCGTCGACGAGTTCGATCTCCTCATGGACGTCAACCTGAAGACGGCGTTCCTGACGAGCAAACACGCGTTGCCCGCATTACAGGCGACCGAAGGCGCCATCGTCAACGTGAGCTCGCGTTCCTCGCTCGAAGGGGGTGAGGGCGACGGCCCGTACCGCATCTCGAAGGCGGGCATTCGACTGCTGACCGAGACCGTCGCCGCGGAGAATCGAGGGACCGTTCGGGCCAATAGCGTGATGCCGAGCGTGATCGACACACCGATGAACCGGGAGACGATGCCCGATGCCGATCACGACTCGTGGGTTGCTCCCGGGGAGATCGCTGACGTCGTCGCCTTCCTCTGTAGTGATGCCTCGTCGGTGACGAGCGGTGCAGCGGTACCGGTGTACGGGGAGGCGTAA
- a CDS encoding SpoVR family protein, which translates to MREPDHRRKRAIATDLEEPVTAARELAAKLGLEPYPVRYWIVDHDEMNELIAYGGFQRRYPHWRWGMQYDRQRKQDRYTGARAFEIVNNDNPSHAFLQESNSLADQKAVITHVEAHADFFANNDWFGLFTDRRSDSGDVDAAAMLERHSRAIEGYMADPEIDRSDVERWIDHVLSLEDTIDQHRPYRGRLERDVEPPDLDDDLQETLENLDLSPEVTSEVFDDEWLEARAADDGDGDPSTPETDVLGFLREYGKAYDHEEERAVELTDWQRDVLEMLREEAYYFAPQQMTKVMNEGWAALWESRMMADEAFAGDDEVVEYADHMASVLASPGLNPYSLGLSLWQYIENVTNRREVVEHLLRVDGITWRTFTEDIDFDAVLERLEPPAALDSIDAASLSALDTVPDAWVDADALEAARAGRIDVDRYPWRVLSYEGLARRHYSLVKPANRGVLERIGRDRLEELGRYIFDGDRYDSVDEAIAAVDFTAGWDRLFDVRESHNDVTFLDEFLTAEFVRENDYFTYEYSQATGQFHVASTDPEDVKRKLLLQFTNFGKPTVSVADGNYDNAGELLLEHGYNGIELDFEQAKAVLERAFELWGRPVNLLTIRKELDDHDVEVAKRRNREPTPEERGVRLRHDGTETTVERVDWTVVEHLAADDVDYDTKPDEWLA; encoded by the coding sequence ATGCGTGAGCCCGACCACCGTCGCAAACGCGCGATCGCGACCGACCTCGAAGAACCGGTTACGGCGGCCCGTGAGCTCGCGGCAAAACTCGGGCTGGAGCCGTACCCAGTCCGCTACTGGATCGTCGACCACGACGAGATGAACGAACTCATCGCCTACGGGGGCTTCCAGCGTCGCTACCCGCACTGGCGCTGGGGGATGCAGTACGATCGTCAGCGAAAGCAGGACCGCTACACCGGTGCGCGGGCGTTCGAGATCGTCAACAACGACAATCCGTCCCACGCGTTCTTGCAAGAGTCGAACTCGCTGGCCGATCAGAAGGCGGTCATCACCCACGTCGAGGCCCACGCCGACTTCTTCGCGAACAACGACTGGTTCGGCCTGTTCACCGATCGACGCTCCGACTCGGGTGACGTCGACGCCGCGGCGATGCTCGAGCGCCACTCGCGGGCCATCGAGGGGTACATGGCCGATCCGGAGATCGACCGAAGCGACGTCGAGCGCTGGATCGATCACGTGCTCTCGCTCGAGGACACGATCGACCAGCACCGACCCTACCGTGGGCGCCTCGAACGTGACGTGGAGCCGCCGGATCTCGACGACGATCTGCAGGAGACGCTCGAGAACCTGGACCTCTCCCCGGAGGTGACCTCGGAAGTCTTCGACGACGAGTGGCTGGAGGCCCGCGCGGCGGACGATGGGGACGGTGACCCGTCGACGCCCGAGACGGACGTCCTCGGCTTCCTCCGCGAGTACGGCAAGGCCTACGATCACGAGGAGGAACGCGCCGTCGAACTGACCGACTGGCAGCGAGACGTGCTGGAGATGCTCCGGGAGGAAGCCTACTACTTCGCGCCCCAGCAGATGACGAAGGTGATGAACGAGGGATGGGCCGCCCTCTGGGAGTCGCGCATGATGGCCGACGAGGCCTTCGCCGGCGACGACGAGGTGGTCGAGTACGCCGATCACATGGCAAGCGTCCTGGCCTCGCCCGGGTTGAATCCCTACAGCCTGGGCCTCTCGCTCTGGCAGTACATCGAGAACGTGACCAATCGGCGGGAAGTCGTCGAACACCTGCTCCGCGTCGACGGGATCACGTGGCGGACGTTCACTGAAGATATCGACTTCGATGCCGTCCTCGAACGGCTCGAACCGCCCGCGGCGCTCGATTCGATCGATGCTGCGTCGCTCTCGGCGCTCGACACGGTCCCCGACGCGTGGGTCGATGCGGACGCACTCGAGGCAGCCCGGGCGGGTCGGATCGACGTCGACCGGTATCCGTGGCGTGTCCTCTCCTACGAGGGACTGGCTCGCAGACACTATTCGCTCGTGAAACCGGCCAACCGGGGCGTCCTCGAACGGATCGGTCGCGACCGCCTCGAGGAACTCGGTCGATACATCTTCGACGGGGATCGCTACGACTCCGTCGACGAGGCGATCGCGGCCGTCGACTTCACGGCCGGTTGGGATCGACTGTTCGATGTCCGCGAGAGTCACAACGATGTGACGTTCCTGGACGAGTTCCTGACCGCGGAGTTCGTCCGGGAGAACGACTACTTCACCTACGAGTACTCCCAGGCGACCGGCCAGTTCCACGTCGCCAGCACGGATCCCGAGGACGTCAAACGCAAACTCCTCTTGCAGTTCACCAACTTCGGCAAGCCCACCGTTTCAGTCGCTGACGGCAACTACGACAACGCCGGCGAGTTGTTGCTCGAACACGGGTACAACGGCATCGAACTCGACTTCGAGCAGGCCAAAGCCGTCCTCGAACGCGCGTTCGAACTCTGGGGGCGACCGGTGAACCTGCTGACGATCAGGAAGGAACTCGACGACCACGACGTCGAGGTGGCCAAACGTCGGAACCGGGAACCGACGCCCGAGGAGCGCGGCGTCCGTCTCCGGCACGACGGGACGGAGACGACGGTCGAACGCGTCGACTGGACCGTCGTCGAACACCTGGCTGCCGACGACGTCGATTACGACACGAAACCCGACGAGTGGCTCGCCTGA
- a CDS encoding ABC transporter ATP-binding protein: MTLLDVSDLDSGYGDLQIINGVDMRVGDGEYVTIVGPNGAGKSTVMKTVFGLTTYMGGSIEFEGTEISGYRPEEIISTGIGYVPQSDNVFPSMSVMENLEMGAYILDEVPQDRIDRIFDRFPILEERRTQNAGDLSGGQQQMLAMGRALMLDPDLLLLDEPSAGLAPDLVQDMFDRIDRINDDGTGVLLVEQNAKEALRRCDRGYVLVQGQNRYEDTGDALLADEQVRQDFLGG; encoded by the coding sequence ATGACGCTGCTCGACGTCTCAGACCTCGATTCCGGGTACGGCGACTTGCAGATCATCAACGGCGTCGATATGCGGGTCGGTGACGGGGAGTACGTCACCATCGTCGGCCCGAACGGTGCCGGGAAGTCGACCGTCATGAAAACGGTCTTCGGGCTCACCACGTACATGGGTGGCTCGATCGAGTTCGAAGGGACCGAGATCAGTGGCTATCGCCCGGAAGAGATCATCTCGACCGGTATCGGGTACGTCCCACAGAGCGACAACGTCTTCCCCTCGATGTCGGTGATGGAGAACCTGGAGATGGGCGCGTACATCCTAGACGAGGTGCCACAGGACCGGATCGATCGGATCTTCGACCGGTTCCCAATCCTGGAAGAACGCCGCACGCAAAACGCCGGTGACCTGAGCGGTGGTCAGCAACAGATGCTCGCGATGGGCCGGGCTCTCATGCTCGACCCGGACCTCCTCTTGCTCGACGAACCGAGCGCGGGCCTCGCGCCAGATCTCGTCCAGGACATGTTCGACCGAATCGATCGCATCAACGACGATGGAACGGGCGTTCTACTGGTCGAACAGAACGCGAAAGAGGCGCTGCGTCGGTGTGACCGCGGCTACGTCCTCGTTCAGGGCCAAAACCGCTACGAAGACACCGGAGACGCGCTACTCGCGGACGAACAGGTCCGTCAGGACTTCCTCGGCGGATAA
- a CDS encoding branched-chain amino acid ABC transporter permease: protein MSTDTVGSDGEDNAPAPMVRPSWFADIGRIAAVVAVTYAFFIILGLLAGLNVNYMMSFLERITFYGAVFAMGALALNLHWGYTGMFNIGVIGFMGVGVYAMSFVTASPDASPAGLGLPIPVGILVGFLAACLAGLVIALPALRVRADYFAIITLGFSEIVRLLVLSGSLRTLPGGYGTGGGSGISAPRTDSVVPWLQSKPVTGEIVDSIIWAGINLGGVPDSVMENYIYTGILIGVVILIFLLLTRIAYSPFGRVLKAIREDELAARSLGKRTDRAKVVVFVLGCGLMGLAGMLWLGRRTLVNPNNVRPIWTFYIFVALIVGGAGSNTGSVIGGFVFAAFVYDGPRYLQRVIESFYEVQAPPTIADAFVSSNPMAVIDYLVNSMDEIRYIILGVVLIVLMIKRPQGLLGHRKEIAAAVDLSRHDTSRGGANTTDESGTTGSSGGESDE, encoded by the coding sequence ATGAGTACCGATACTGTCGGCTCGGATGGCGAAGACAATGCCCCAGCCCCGATGGTTCGACCGAGCTGGTTCGCCGATATCGGCCGAATCGCCGCGGTCGTCGCCGTGACCTACGCGTTCTTCATCATCCTCGGACTTCTCGCTGGACTGAACGTCAACTACATGATGAGCTTCCTGGAACGGATCACGTTCTACGGGGCCGTCTTCGCGATGGGTGCACTCGCCCTGAACCTTCACTGGGGCTATACGGGTATGTTCAACATCGGCGTGATCGGCTTCATGGGCGTCGGCGTGTACGCGATGTCGTTCGTCACCGCCTCGCCGGACGCGTCGCCGGCCGGTCTCGGCCTTCCCATTCCGGTGGGAATCCTCGTCGGCTTCCTGGCAGCCTGCCTCGCGGGACTGGTAATCGCACTCCCCGCCCTTCGCGTTCGTGCGGACTACTTCGCGATCATTACCCTGGGGTTCTCTGAGATCGTCCGCTTACTCGTGCTATCGGGATCGTTACGGACGTTACCCGGTGGCTACGGGACGGGCGGCGGGAGTGGGATCAGTGCGCCGCGGACTGACAGCGTGGTCCCCTGGCTCCAGTCGAAACCGGTCACCGGAGAGATCGTCGATTCGATCATCTGGGCCGGAATCAACCTCGGCGGCGTTCCGGACTCCGTCATGGAGAATTACATTTACACGGGGATTCTGATCGGGGTCGTTATCCTGATCTTCTTGCTACTGACGCGGATCGCCTACTCTCCGTTCGGGCGGGTGCTGAAAGCGATTCGTGAGGACGAACTGGCCGCGAGATCGCTCGGCAAACGGACGGACCGGGCGAAGGTCGTGGTGTTCGTCCTCGGTTGCGGACTGATGGGCCTCGCCGGCATGCTGTGGCTCGGTCGGCGAACGCTCGTCAACCCGAACAACGTCAGACCGATCTGGACGTTCTACATCTTCGTCGCACTGATCGTCGGTGGCGCAGGCTCGAACACGGGCAGCGTTATCGGGGGCTTCGTCTTCGCAGCCTTCGTCTACGACGGCCCGCGCTACCTGCAGCGAGTCATCGAGTCCTTCTACGAGGTGCAAGCACCGCCGACGATCGCCGATGCGTTCGTGTCGTCGAATCCGATGGCCGTGATCGACTACCTCGTCAATTCGATGGACGAAATCAGGTACATCATCCTCGGTGTGGTCTTGATCGTCCTGATGATCAAGCGACCGCAGGGACTGCTCGGTCACCGCAAGGAAATCGCCGCAGCGGTCGATCTCAGCCGGCACGACACCTCCCGTGGCGGAGCGAATACGACTGATGAATCTGGTACGACTGGATCATCTGGAGGTGAGTCGGATGAGTAG
- a CDS encoding ABC transporter ATP-binding protein, which translates to MSSADSPDVEAQRGDAESVDEDASVRSVDDAVLNVSNLHKHFGGIVAVDDTSFSVERGSITGLIGPNGAGKSTTFNCITGVYEPEEGSVTFDGTDITGWEPHQVANQGLVRTFQIARELPEMTVLENMMLAPKDQLGEHLWRSVLPGARGAVVEQERELREQAWETLEFFEIDHLAEEYAMNLSGGQRKLLDLARALQTDPEMLMLDEPMAGVNPTLEEKILDRIHALREDGYTFLIVEHDMDLIMEHCEHVIVMHQGGVLDEGTPEAIQSNEQVIEAYLGGEV; encoded by the coding sequence ATGAGTAGCGCCGATTCCCCCGATGTGGAAGCGCAGCGTGGCGATGCGGAATCGGTGGACGAGGACGCATCGGTCCGTTCGGTCGACGATGCGGTGCTGAACGTATCGAATCTCCACAAGCACTTCGGCGGGATCGTCGCGGTCGACGATACGAGTTTCTCCGTCGAACGGGGGTCGATCACCGGACTGATCGGTCCGAACGGGGCCGGTAAATCGACCACCTTCAACTGTATTACCGGGGTCTACGAACCGGAGGAGGGATCGGTTACGTTCGATGGAACGGACATCACCGGCTGGGAACCCCATCAGGTTGCGAACCAGGGACTCGTTCGGACGTTCCAGATCGCACGCGAACTCCCGGAGATGACCGTCCTCGAAAACATGATGCTCGCCCCGAAGGACCAGCTGGGCGAACATCTCTGGCGGTCGGTGCTTCCCGGTGCACGCGGTGCCGTCGTCGAGCAAGAACGAGAACTCAGAGAGCAAGCCTGGGAGACGCTCGAGTTCTTCGAGATCGATCACCTCGCCGAAGAGTACGCGATGAACCTCTCTGGCGGCCAGCGAAAACTCCTCGATCTGGCACGCGCACTCCAGACGGACCCGGAGATGCTCATGCTCGACGAACCGATGGCCGGCGTCAATCCGACGCTCGAAGAGAAGATCCTGGACCGGATTCACGCCCTTCGGGAGGACGGCTACACCTTCCTCATCGTCGAACACGATATGGACTTGATTATGGAACACTGCGAACACGTGATCGTGATGCATCAGGGAGGTGTCCTCGACGAGGGGACGCCGGAAGCGATTCAGTCGAACGAACAGGTTATCGAGGCGTACCTCGGAGGTGAGGTCTGA
- a CDS encoding sodium-dependent transporter, with the protein MSRSPTDRSSWTRRAGFILAAVGSAVGLGNVWRFPFQAGQEGGAVFVLLYLCFVLLIGVPAMLVEFTVGRRTGRGPVGALAEFGGGAWRYLGGLFILIGFLILSYYSVVAGWVLRYVVGSVTGGYAGQSETYFLDIATGFDALAFHAIFMALTVAIVALGVRRGIELAVTVMVPAVVFVVLALVVYAWTLPDAGVAYEYYLSPDFSLLASDWRSIVPAAAGQAFFSLSIGMGVMITFASYLDEERNLLVDTGIIVAIDTAVAFLTGLFVFPILFTAGVGPADPGPGAIFVALAGAFADIPAGSVVGVVFFGMFAIAALSSAISIMEVVVSFGIDEFGAVRRRTAAVTGVAMFLLGTPVALLSSQRQPIFVTLYDTLAAQILLVSGGIVLMILVAWIGADRAMAELRRGIHSPGILPRVWIWLVRIPVIVVLLVTLALAVGDYWSFLTGDFADFLGL; encoded by the coding sequence ATGTCCCGCAGTCCGACCGACCGGAGTTCGTGGACCAGGCGGGCGGGATTCATCCTCGCGGCCGTGGGAAGCGCCGTCGGACTGGGGAACGTCTGGCGGTTTCCGTTTCAGGCTGGACAGGAAGGGGGTGCCGTCTTCGTTCTCCTGTATCTCTGTTTCGTCCTGTTGATCGGCGTCCCCGCGATGCTGGTCGAGTTCACGGTCGGACGGCGCACCGGGCGAGGCCCGGTCGGTGCACTGGCCGAGTTCGGCGGCGGTGCGTGGCGGTACCTCGGTGGGCTGTTCATCCTCATCGGGTTTCTCATCCTGTCGTACTACAGCGTCGTTGCCGGCTGGGTGCTTCGGTACGTCGTCGGCAGCGTGACTGGCGGATACGCCGGCCAATCGGAGACGTACTTCCTCGACATCGCGACCGGGTTCGATGCGCTGGCCTTTCACGCGATCTTCATGGCGCTGACGGTCGCGATCGTCGCACTCGGGGTCAGGCGGGGTATCGAACTGGCCGTCACCGTGATGGTCCCGGCGGTCGTGTTCGTCGTCCTCGCCCTCGTCGTCTACGCGTGGACGCTCCCGGATGCCGGCGTCGCCTACGAGTACTATCTCTCGCCGGATTTCTCCCTCCTGGCTTCGGACTGGCGGTCGATCGTCCCCGCGGCGGCCGGGCAGGCATTTTTCAGCCTCTCGATCGGGATGGGTGTCATGATTACGTTCGCCTCCTACCTGGACGAGGAACGGAATCTGCTCGTCGACACCGGAATCATCGTCGCGATCGATACGGCCGTCGCCTTCCTGACCGGACTGTTCGTCTTCCCGATCCTGTTCACGGCCGGCGTCGGGCCCGCGGATCCGGGACCCGGCGCCATCTTCGTCGCGCTTGCTGGTGCATTCGCCGACATTCCGGCGGGCTCGGTCGTCGGGGTCGTCTTCTTCGGGATGTTCGCCATCGCGGCGCTCTCGTCGGCGATCAGTATCATGGAGGTCGTCGTCTCGTTCGGCATCGACGAGTTCGGCGCCGTTCGGCGACGAACGGCGGCCGTGACCGGGGTGGCCATGTTTCTCCTCGGCACGCCAGTCGCACTCCTGTCCTCCCAGCGCCAGCCGATTTTCGTAACGCTGTACGACACCCTCGCCGCCCAGATTCTCCTCGTCTCCGGCGGGATCGTCCTGATGATCCTGGTCGCCTGGATCGGGGCCGACCGAGCGATGGCGGAACTCCGTCGTGGCATACACTCTCCTGGGATCCTCCCCCGGGTGTGGATCTGGCTCGTCCGAATTCCCGTCATCGTCGTGTTGCTCGTCACCCTCGCCCTCGCGGTCGGTGACTACTGGTCCTTCCTCACGGGCGACTTCGCCGACTTCCTCGGCTTGTGA